A single window of Hymenobacter sp. APR13 DNA harbors:
- a CDS encoding 1-acyl-sn-glycerol-3-phosphate acyltransferase, translating into MAARKTSTFWYYISKAIFAVAGWRLGPRVAADIKKSMMIAAPHTSNWDFIFARAAFFLMDVDVRLTIKKEWTTIPVLGALVRSLGGLAVDRSRNNSLVDGMVQLFQEHDELVILITPEGTRSYQPKWRKGFYHAAVGAGVPIQLGYLDYKNKEAGVGPAFWPTGDYEKDLEEIKAFYRTKQGRFPEKGVR; encoded by the coding sequence ATGGCCGCTCGCAAAACTTCTACGTTCTGGTACTACATTTCCAAAGCCATTTTCGCGGTAGCCGGCTGGCGGCTGGGCCCGCGGGTAGCGGCCGACATCAAGAAAAGCATGATGATTGCCGCGCCCCACACCAGCAACTGGGACTTCATCTTCGCGCGGGCAGCTTTTTTTCTCATGGACGTGGATGTGCGCCTGACCATCAAGAAGGAGTGGACCACCATTCCAGTGCTGGGCGCGCTGGTGCGTAGCCTAGGCGGCCTGGCTGTAGACCGCAGCCGCAACAACAGCCTCGTAGATGGCATGGTGCAGCTGTTCCAGGAGCACGATGAACTGGTGATTCTGATTACGCCCGAGGGTACCCGCTCGTACCAGCCCAAGTGGCGCAAAGGCTTCTACCACGCCGCAGTTGGGGCCGGTGTTCCCATCCAGCTTGGCTACCTCGATTACAAAAACAAGGAGGCCGGCGTGGGTCCCGCTTTCTGGCCTACCGGCGACTATGAGAAGGATCTAGAAGAAATCAAAGCCTTCTACCGCACCAAGCAAGGCCGTTTCCCGGAAAAGGGCGTACGCTAA
- a CDS encoding sensor histidine kinase, protein MKKLLIIDDNPADRLLYQRLLRPQEGQERFEITEASDGAEGLVRFTELRPDCVLLDYNLPDTDGLSMLMEMHQEAPPDTLCVVMITGGGNEQLAVRALNTGALDYLVKGQFDRDLLDRTVRHAIEKNEWRQYQNRYHSEIQAMNRQLRDSLAELTHTRQALHEKNAELMAAHEQVTARNQQLARSNQDLDNFVYAASHDLKQPVNNLQGLFEELRRTPLVQEPDTATIMRLLEESLHSLSTTINDLAAVVQEQRPASPSVSEPVDLAELTADVVQALRPQIVATHARITTDFSALPQLQYVRINLRTILLNLLGNALKYHHPNRRPHIRLRAYQEAGQPVLEVQDNGLGLNLERHGSELFQLFRRFHPQTADGTGVGLFLVNRLVEGPGGHIKVESQEDCGTTFRLFLRIDSQA, encoded by the coding sequence GTGAAGAAGCTGCTGATTATTGATGACAACCCTGCCGACCGCCTCCTGTATCAGCGGCTGCTCCGGCCGCAGGAGGGGCAGGAACGCTTCGAAATAACAGAGGCTTCGGATGGCGCCGAAGGCCTGGTCCGCTTTACCGAGCTGCGGCCCGACTGCGTGCTGCTCGATTACAACCTGCCGGACACCGACGGGCTGAGCATGCTTATGGAAATGCACCAGGAGGCACCGCCCGATACACTGTGCGTGGTGATGATAACTGGCGGCGGCAACGAGCAATTGGCCGTGCGGGCCCTCAATACGGGCGCCCTCGACTACCTGGTAAAAGGGCAGTTCGACCGCGACTTGCTGGACCGTACCGTGCGCCACGCCATCGAGAAGAACGAATGGCGGCAGTACCAGAACCGCTACCACTCCGAAATCCAGGCAATGAACCGCCAGCTGCGCGACTCGCTGGCCGAGCTGACGCACACGCGCCAGGCCCTGCACGAGAAAAACGCCGAGCTGATGGCCGCCCACGAACAAGTGACGGCCCGCAACCAGCAGCTGGCCCGCAGCAACCAGGACCTGGACAACTTCGTGTACGCCGCCAGCCACGACCTCAAGCAGCCCGTCAACAACCTGCAGGGCCTGTTTGAGGAGCTGCGCCGTACCCCTTTGGTGCAGGAGCCGGATACGGCCACCATTATGCGTCTGCTGGAAGAGTCGCTGCATAGTCTCTCCACCACCATCAACGACCTGGCAGCCGTGGTGCAGGAGCAGCGGCCAGCTAGTCCCTCCGTTAGCGAGCCGGTCGACCTGGCCGAACTCACGGCGGATGTTGTGCAGGCGCTTCGACCTCAGATCGTGGCCACCCATGCGCGCATCACCACCGACTTTTCGGCGCTGCCGCAGCTGCAGTACGTCCGGATCAATCTGCGCACCATCCTGCTCAATTTGTTGGGCAACGCGCTGAAATACCACCATCCTAACCGCCGCCCACACATCCGGTTACGCGCTTATCAGGAAGCCGGGCAACCAGTACTGGAAGTGCAGGACAATGGCTTGGGCCTCAATCTGGAGCGCCACGGTTCCGAGCTATTTCAGCTTTTCCGGCGCTTTCACCCGCAAACGGCCGATGGTACCGGGGTCGGGCTATTCCTAGTCAATCGGCTGGTGGAAGGTCCTGGTGGCCACATTAAAGTGGAAAGCCAGGAAGACTGTGGCACTACGTTCCGGCTATTTCTGCGGATTGACAGCCAGGCATAG
- a CDS encoding response regulator yields MSTLKPVLVVEDSAEDFMALGRAFRKHSLQHPVLRCEDGDQALDYLQGYGKHPKWPLSLPAIVLLDLNMPGTDGRTVLDTLKQDPQLASIPVIIFTTSSNTKDIEECYRLGANSYMTKPVNYPSLEEKVRLIVKYWLECSELPPLN; encoded by the coding sequence ATGTCCACGCTCAAACCCGTACTCGTCGTTGAAGACAGTGCCGAAGACTTTATGGCCCTGGGCCGCGCCTTCCGCAAACACTCGCTGCAGCACCCGGTGTTGCGCTGCGAAGACGGCGACCAGGCCCTGGACTACCTGCAGGGCTACGGTAAGCATCCGAAGTGGCCACTTAGCCTGCCGGCCATTGTGCTGCTCGACCTGAATATGCCCGGCACCGACGGCCGCACCGTGCTCGATACCTTGAAGCAGGATCCGCAGCTGGCCAGCATTCCGGTCATCATCTTCACCACGTCGTCTAACACCAAGGATATTGAGGAATGCTACCGGCTGGGGGCCAACAGCTACATGACCAAGCCGGTAAACTACCCCAGCCTGGAAGAAAAGGTGCGCCTGATTGTGAAGTATTGGCTGGAATGTTCTGAACTGCCCCCTCTCAACTAA
- a CDS encoding ATP-binding protein, producing the protein MPHTGVNLSDEALLGQPVTLTNCDREPIHIPGLIQPYGFLLCLDEQTRQVVQASANTKSLLGIAPEHLLGGGLGQLMEPEQLVLVERAWPIATEQSRLLGVRLDRVINRPHFKLVLHRFDGLLWVEGEPVADNSVSAFDLPSLNQNLGSMLSASTTQQMCEVVVQQVREITGFDRVAVYRFAPDDSGEVVAEAVREDLPPWLGMHYPATDIPKQARAMYLKNWLRFIPDAGYEPVPLVPAIRPGGTRPPDMTYSVLRSVSPIHIQYLHNIGSAATMTISLIEDGKLWGMITCHHQTPRLISYELRDLCQFLGKTMSALLRTKQQYDELAYRQHITQTQTHLFELVSTQPNFVDGLHRFSPNLRDVFQSGGVAVCIENEIFTVGNSPTPEQIADLMVWLNKHMESEEFYTNSYPRLNPAGLAMRATASGLLAIRLAQNPGDYIMWFRPEVIQTVTWAGRNDKVPTTVDGEVFLSPRQSFEAWKETVENSALPWLPMELEAAHEIRLYIADLRLKMFNEAVSKARALASLNEDLERSNDELDSFAYVASHDLKEPLRGIHNYSLFLLEDYADKLDEDGVHKLQTLVRLSQRMEALIESLLQISRVGRQELARVPVDLNTILAEVLDLLAPRLEQTATAVRVPEPLPTVLGDAVRLREVLANLLTNAMRYNDRPEKHVEVGFLSPGSPLPKTHIDPAAFHTIYVRDNGIGIAPRHHEAIFRIFKRLHSQEKYGGGTGAGLAIVKKMIEKHGGTLWVESELGEGATFYFTIPKANSL; encoded by the coding sequence ATGCCTCACACCGGAGTAAACCTGTCCGACGAAGCCCTGCTGGGCCAGCCCGTCACGCTCACCAACTGCGACCGGGAACCCATTCATATTCCGGGCCTGATTCAGCCGTATGGTTTTTTGCTGTGCCTCGATGAGCAGACCCGGCAGGTGGTGCAGGCCAGCGCCAACACCAAGAGCCTGCTGGGCATTGCCCCCGAACACCTGCTGGGCGGCGGCCTGGGCCAACTCATGGAGCCCGAGCAACTGGTGTTGGTGGAGCGGGCCTGGCCTATCGCTACCGAGCAGAGCCGCCTGCTGGGCGTGCGCCTGGACCGCGTCATCAACCGCCCCCACTTCAAGCTGGTGCTGCACCGCTTCGACGGCCTGCTGTGGGTGGAGGGTGAGCCCGTGGCCGATAACTCCGTCAGTGCCTTCGACCTGCCCTCTCTCAACCAGAACCTGGGCAGCATGCTCAGCGCCAGCACCACCCAGCAAATGTGCGAGGTGGTGGTGCAGCAGGTACGCGAAATCACGGGGTTTGACCGCGTGGCCGTCTACCGCTTCGCGCCCGACGACAGCGGCGAAGTGGTGGCCGAAGCCGTGCGCGAGGATCTGCCCCCCTGGCTGGGCATGCACTACCCGGCCACCGATATTCCGAAGCAGGCCCGGGCCATGTACCTCAAAAACTGGCTGCGGTTTATCCCCGACGCCGGCTACGAACCCGTACCGCTGGTGCCCGCTATCCGCCCCGGGGGCACCCGCCCGCCCGACATGACCTACTCGGTGCTGCGCAGCGTGTCGCCCATCCACATCCAATACCTGCACAACATCGGCTCGGCGGCCACCATGACCATTTCGCTTATCGAGGACGGCAAGCTCTGGGGCATGATAACCTGCCACCACCAAACGCCCCGCCTGATCAGCTACGAGCTGCGCGACCTGTGCCAGTTCCTGGGCAAAACCATGTCGGCCCTGCTCCGAACCAAGCAGCAATACGACGAGTTGGCCTACCGCCAGCACATCACCCAAACCCAGACGCACCTGTTTGAGCTGGTGAGCACCCAGCCCAACTTTGTGGATGGCCTGCACCGCTTCTCGCCCAACCTGCGCGACGTGTTTCAGAGCGGCGGGGTGGCGGTATGCATCGAAAACGAGATTTTCACCGTGGGCAACTCGCCTACTCCCGAGCAGATTGCCGACCTCATGGTCTGGCTGAATAAGCATATGGAGAGCGAAGAGTTCTACACCAATTCTTACCCCCGTCTTAACCCGGCCGGCCTGGCCATGCGGGCCACAGCCAGCGGCCTGCTGGCCATTCGCCTGGCCCAGAACCCCGGCGACTACATCATGTGGTTCCGCCCCGAGGTGATTCAGACCGTGACCTGGGCCGGCCGCAACGACAAAGTGCCCACCACCGTCGATGGGGAGGTATTTCTCTCGCCCCGGCAGTCGTTTGAGGCCTGGAAGGAAACCGTGGAAAACTCGGCCCTGCCCTGGCTGCCCATGGAGCTGGAAGCGGCCCACGAAATCCGCCTCTACATCGCCGACCTGCGGCTGAAGATGTTCAACGAGGCCGTGAGCAAGGCCCGGGCGCTGGCTTCGCTCAACGAAGACCTCGAGCGCAGCAACGACGAGCTCGACTCCTTCGCCTACGTGGCCTCGCACGACCTGAAAGAGCCGCTGCGCGGCATTCATAACTACTCGCTGTTTCTGCTCGAAGACTACGCCGACAAGCTCGACGAAGACGGCGTGCACAAGCTGCAGACCCTGGTGCGCCTGAGCCAGCGCATGGAAGCCCTGATTGAATCGCTGCTGCAGATTTCGCGCGTGGGCCGCCAGGAGCTGGCCCGCGTGCCCGTGGACCTGAACACGATTCTGGCCGAAGTGCTCGACCTGCTGGCCCCGCGCCTGGAGCAAACTGCCACTGCCGTGCGCGTGCCCGAGCCCCTGCCTACGGTGCTGGGCGATGCCGTGCGCCTGCGTGAGGTTCTGGCTAATTTGCTCACCAACGCCATGCGCTACAACGACCGGCCGGAAAAGCACGTAGAGGTAGGCTTTCTCAGCCCCGGCTCTCCCCTGCCCAAAACCCACATCGACCCCGCTGCCTTCCATACCATCTACGTTCGCGACAACGGCATCGGCATTGCACCTCGCCACCACGAGGCTATTTTCCGGATTTTCAAGCGGCTGCACAGCCAGGAAAAGTACGGCGGCGGCACCGGTGCCGGTCTGGCCATCGTGAAAAAGATGATTGAGAAGCACGGCGGTACGCTGTGGGTGGAGTCGGAGCTTGGCGAAGGCGCCACCTTCTATTTCACCATTCCTAAGGCTAATTCTCTCTGA
- a CDS encoding biliverdin-producing heme oxygenase, with protein MNSTQNVMASSAASPAILSRLRLETRPFHDAVETNRFNQALTAGTVTAAHTAVFLARMYGFVQPYEAALRRHAAAFGPEWQLEQRYRGHLILEDLARLGYSGTPPLCPAMPPLETRAQLLGAMYVLEGSTLGGQVIARQLGAAGIAGRTFFAGRAERTGPLWKQFTQLLEAAATPETADTIAASAVHTFQTLAACLTPE; from the coding sequence TTGAACTCCACACAAAACGTAATGGCCTCTTCGGCAGCAAGCCCGGCCATCCTCTCTCGCCTACGCCTCGAAACCAGGCCGTTTCACGACGCCGTCGAAACCAACCGCTTCAACCAGGCCCTTACAGCCGGCACTGTTACGGCCGCCCATACAGCGGTGTTTCTGGCCCGCATGTATGGTTTTGTGCAGCCCTATGAGGCCGCTCTGCGTCGGCACGCCGCCGCTTTTGGCCCCGAGTGGCAGCTGGAGCAACGCTACCGAGGCCATCTGATTCTGGAAGACCTGGCCCGGCTGGGCTACTCCGGCACGCCGCCGCTGTGCCCGGCCATGCCGCCACTCGAAACCCGCGCCCAGCTGTTGGGCGCGATGTATGTGCTGGAAGGCTCGACGCTGGGCGGGCAGGTGATTGCGCGGCAGCTGGGCGCCGCCGGCATTGCCGGCCGCACCTTCTTCGCCGGCCGCGCCGAGCGCACCGGTCCACTCTGGAAGCAGTTCACCCAGCTGCTGGAAGCGGCCGCCACGCCCGAAACCGCCGATACCATTGCCGCGTCGGCCGTTCACACGTTTCAAACTCTTGCCGCATGCCTCACACCGGAGTAA
- a CDS encoding DUF4159 domain-containing protein produces MLKTLCLAITFLLLLTAAAPPAAAPSFRIAKLHYGGGGDWYANKTSLPNLIRFCNQTLSTNIAPDEATVELDSPELLSYPFVHMTGHGNVLFSDAEAKNLRRYLMGGGFLHIDDNYGLDKFIRPEMKKAFPELEFVELPFSHPIYHQKFQFPRGLPKVHEHDSKRPQGFGLLYKGRLVCFYSFECDLGNGWEDLGTYPEDTPATHEAALKMGANLVSYALTQD; encoded by the coding sequence ATGCTGAAGACCCTCTGCCTGGCTATTACGTTTCTGCTGCTGCTCACGGCCGCGGCGCCGCCCGCCGCGGCTCCCAGCTTCCGCATTGCCAAACTGCACTACGGCGGCGGTGGCGACTGGTACGCCAACAAAACTAGCCTGCCCAACCTCATCCGCTTCTGCAACCAGACACTCAGCACCAACATAGCCCCCGACGAGGCCACCGTGGAGCTGGACTCGCCGGAACTGCTCAGCTACCCGTTTGTGCACATGACCGGCCACGGCAACGTGTTATTTTCCGATGCTGAGGCCAAGAATCTGCGCCGCTACCTGATGGGCGGCGGCTTTCTGCACATCGACGACAACTACGGCCTCGACAAGTTCATCCGGCCCGAGATGAAGAAGGCGTTTCCCGAGCTGGAATTTGTGGAGCTGCCCTTCTCCCACCCCATCTACCACCAGAAGTTTCAGTTTCCCAGAGGCTTGCCCAAAGTACACGAGCACGACAGCAAGCGCCCCCAGGGCTTCGGCCTGCTCTACAAGGGCCGCCTGGTGTGCTTCTACAGCTTCGAGTGTGACCTAGGCAACGGCTGGGAAGACCTGGGCACCTACCCCGAAGACACCCCCGCCACCCACGAGGCGGCCCTGAAGATGGGCGCCAATCTGGTGAGCTATGCCCTCACCCAGGACTAA
- a CDS encoding 16S rRNA (uracil(1498)-N(3))-methyltransferase encodes MPHTFFAPDLSGLTYTLPEDESKHAVRVLRLSAPDPVVLVDGRGGVFQAEVADANPKRCQLRITHEAQVPRRPYFVHVAVAPTKSLDRMEWLVEKAVEIGVDRLTFLRCARSERRELKLERLHKIAVSALKQSGQAWLPQLDELTDFADFLPTIDGASSFIGHLEEGDRTPLSHVAATGASCCVLIGPEGDFTPQEIAAAFASGVRPVTLGASRLRTETAALAAVHTAHVARELAENR; translated from the coding sequence ATGCCGCACACTTTCTTCGCCCCCGACCTCTCCGGCCTCACCTACACGCTTCCCGAAGACGAAAGCAAGCACGCCGTGCGGGTGCTGCGCCTGAGCGCCCCCGACCCCGTGGTGCTGGTGGACGGCCGCGGCGGCGTGTTTCAGGCCGAAGTGGCCGACGCCAACCCCAAGCGCTGCCAGCTGCGCATCACCCACGAAGCGCAGGTGCCGCGCCGCCCCTATTTCGTGCACGTGGCCGTGGCGCCCACCAAAAGCCTCGACCGGATGGAATGGCTGGTGGAGAAAGCCGTGGAAATCGGCGTCGACCGTCTCACGTTTCTACGCTGCGCCCGCTCCGAGCGGCGCGAGCTGAAGCTGGAGCGCCTGCACAAAATCGCCGTCAGCGCCCTTAAGCAGTCGGGCCAGGCGTGGCTGCCGCAGCTGGACGAGCTGACGGACTTCGCCGACTTCCTGCCCACCATCGACGGCGCCTCCAGCTTCATCGGCCACCTCGAGGAAGGCGACCGGACGCCGCTTTCCCACGTGGCGGCAACCGGAGCCAGCTGCTGCGTGCTCATCGGGCCCGAAGGCGACTTCACGCCCCAGGAAATTGCGGCGGCCTTTGCCAGCGGTGTCCGACCCGTGACGCTGGGCGCCTCCCGCCTGCGCACCGAAACGGCCGCCCTGGCCGCCGTGCACACGGCGCACGTGGCGCGGGAGTTGGCCGAAAACCGCTAA
- a CDS encoding SDR family oxidoreductase: MSVKLKKLSQQTIVITGASSGIGLVTARMAAKAGARLILAARSEDALRQLTSEIRQAGGQADYVVADVSKPEDVQRLAQEAASLYGGYDTWINNAGVSIYGKLEQVPVEDMRRLFDVNFWGLVNGSLEAAKHLKGKGGAIINVGSILSEVTAILQTIYSASKHAVKGFTDGLRMELEMDEAPISVTLIQPAAIDTPYPIHAKNFMEREAKHAPPAYAPETVARAILYAAAHPERDVVVGGGGRAFIGMNRWTPALLDQFMEKSFAKQEKADYAPRPLQQNGLDRPMGQLEERGNYPGSTRETSYYTEAITRGNTGLKAALLVGAGVAAAAWLNGKSSQKK; this comes from the coding sequence ATGTCTGTTAAACTCAAAAAACTCTCCCAACAAACCATCGTCATCACCGGCGCCTCGTCCGGCATCGGCCTCGTAACGGCCCGCATGGCCGCCAAAGCCGGTGCCCGCCTGATTCTGGCGGCCCGTAGCGAAGACGCCCTACGCCAGCTCACCAGCGAAATCCGGCAGGCCGGCGGCCAGGCCGACTACGTGGTGGCCGACGTGAGCAAGCCCGAAGACGTGCAGCGCCTGGCCCAGGAAGCCGCCAGCCTCTACGGCGGCTACGATACCTGGATTAACAACGCCGGCGTGAGCATCTACGGCAAGCTTGAGCAGGTGCCGGTAGAAGACATGCGCCGCCTGTTCGACGTGAACTTCTGGGGCCTGGTGAATGGCTCGCTGGAAGCGGCCAAGCACCTGAAAGGTAAGGGCGGCGCCATCATCAACGTGGGCAGTATTCTGTCGGAAGTCACGGCCATTCTGCAGACCATCTACTCGGCCAGCAAGCACGCCGTAAAGGGCTTCACCGACGGCCTGCGCATGGAGCTGGAGATGGACGAGGCCCCGATTTCGGTAACCCTGATTCAGCCCGCCGCCATCGATACGCCCTACCCGATTCACGCTAAGAACTTCATGGAGCGCGAAGCCAAGCACGCCCCACCCGCCTACGCCCCCGAAACCGTGGCCCGCGCCATTCTGTACGCAGCTGCCCATCCTGAGCGCGACGTAGTAGTAGGCGGCGGCGGCCGGGCCTTCATCGGCATGAACCGCTGGACTCCGGCGCTGCTCGACCAGTTCATGGAGAAGTCCTTCGCCAAGCAGGAGAAAGCCGACTACGCCCCGCGCCCGCTACAACAAAATGGCCTCGACCGGCCCATGGGCCAACTGGAGGAGCGCGGCAACTATCCCGGCAGCACCCGCGAAACCAGCTACTACACCGAGGCCATCACCCGCGGCAACACCGGCCTGAAAGCGGCCCTGCTGGTGGGAGCCGGCGTGGCGGCAGCGGCTTGGCTGAACGGGAAGTCCAGCCAGAAAAAATAA
- a CDS encoding S1/P1 nuclease: MRKRLLPLFLLFLSPLSLWAWGVDGHRAVGQIAENHLTRKARREVQRLLGTETLALVSTWPDEIRYYPEFKDTAPWHYVNSPAGLNETQYLQDLKGQTSPNAYNMLQAKLRELTDSSKTQAEKVAALKFVVHLVGDAHQPLHAGHADDKGGNDIKVKYRGKDTNMHSLWDSGLIDYQGLSYTEMATKYDGPIRRRQVREWQASSPESWFWESYQASEQVYRSAPANGDVDYNYYPAHSEMMKQRIQQAGVRLAGLLNEVLG; the protein is encoded by the coding sequence ATGCGCAAGCGTTTGCTGCCGCTGTTTCTGTTGTTTCTGTCGCCGCTGAGCTTGTGGGCCTGGGGCGTTGACGGCCACCGCGCCGTGGGCCAGATTGCCGAAAACCACCTCACCCGCAAGGCCCGCCGCGAAGTGCAGCGCCTGCTGGGCACCGAAACGCTGGCGTTAGTGAGTACATGGCCCGACGAAATCCGCTACTATCCGGAGTTCAAGGACACCGCCCCCTGGCACTACGTCAACTCGCCCGCGGGCCTAAACGAGACGCAGTACCTGCAAGACCTGAAAGGCCAGACCAGCCCCAACGCCTACAACATGCTGCAGGCCAAGCTTCGGGAGCTGACCGACTCCAGCAAGACGCAGGCCGAGAAGGTGGCGGCCCTCAAGTTTGTGGTGCACCTCGTGGGCGACGCCCACCAGCCCCTGCACGCCGGCCACGCCGACGACAAGGGCGGCAACGACATCAAGGTGAAATACCGCGGCAAGGACACCAACATGCACAGCCTCTGGGACAGTGGCCTGATCGATTACCAAGGGCTGAGCTACACGGAAATGGCCACCAAGTACGATGGCCCCATCCGGCGCCGGCAGGTGCGCGAGTGGCAGGCGTCGTCGCCGGAAAGCTGGTTCTGGGAGTCGTACCAAGCCAGTGAGCAGGTGTACCGCAGCGCCCCAGCCAACGGCGACGTAGACTACAACTACTACCCGGCGCACTCTGAAATGATGAAGCAGCGCATCCAGCAAGCCGGCGTACGGCTGGCGGGTTTGCTGAACGAGGTACTGGGCTAG
- the pckA gene encoding phosphoenolpyruvate carboxykinase (ATP), with product MLDSAATTRLAPLGITQAAQVHLNLTPEQLTQEALRRHEGVLTDTGALMADTGQFTGRSPKDRFVVKDAGTADSVWWGDINIPFAEDKFDQLHQKMVQYLADKEIYVRDAYAGANPDYQLKLRVVNELAWHNLFCYNMFLRPAEGADTSWTPDFSIICAPGFEADPAVDGTRQKNFAILNFSKKMILIGGTGYAGEMKKGIFGVLNYLLPHERATLPMHCSANVGKDGDTAIFFGLSGTGKTTLSADPNRGLIGDDEHGWTPDAGIFNFEGGCYAKVIDLSAEKEPEIWNAIKAGSIVENTRFVPGTTTVDYANKSVTENTRTAYPINFIPNAIEPSVAEAPKNIFFLTADAFGVLPPISKLDKSHAMYHFMSGYTAKVAGTEMGVTEPQTTFSACFGAVFLPLHPTKYAEMLGKKMDENEVNVWLVNTGWSGGSYGVGSRMKLGYTRAMITAALNGELNDVEFKKHPIFGVEVPASVPGVPTEILDPRATWADQEAYDKTAADLAQKFVANFQKYADFANDEILAGAPKTAVEASV from the coding sequence ATGCTAGATTCCGCCGCTACTACCCGCCTGGCTCCGCTGGGCATCACGCAGGCCGCGCAGGTGCACCTGAACCTCACGCCTGAGCAGCTCACCCAGGAAGCCCTGCGCCGCCACGAAGGCGTACTCACCGACACCGGCGCCCTGATGGCCGACACCGGCCAGTTCACCGGCCGCTCCCCCAAAGACCGGTTCGTGGTGAAAGACGCCGGCACCGCCGACAGCGTGTGGTGGGGCGACATCAACATCCCCTTCGCCGAAGACAAGTTCGACCAGCTCCACCAGAAAATGGTGCAGTACCTAGCCGACAAAGAGATTTACGTGCGTGACGCCTACGCCGGCGCCAACCCCGACTACCAGCTCAAGCTGCGCGTGGTGAATGAGCTGGCCTGGCACAACCTGTTCTGCTACAACATGTTCCTGCGCCCCGCCGAGGGTGCTGATACCAGCTGGACGCCTGATTTCAGCATCATCTGCGCCCCCGGCTTCGAGGCTGACCCGGCCGTAGATGGCACCCGCCAGAAGAATTTCGCCATTCTGAATTTCTCCAAGAAGATGATTCTGATTGGCGGCACGGGCTACGCCGGTGAGATGAAAAAGGGCATCTTCGGAGTGCTCAACTACCTGCTGCCCCACGAGCGCGCCACGCTGCCGATGCACTGCTCGGCCAACGTGGGCAAAGACGGCGACACGGCCATCTTCTTCGGCCTCTCGGGCACCGGCAAAACGACGCTTTCCGCCGACCCCAACCGCGGCCTGATCGGCGACGACGAGCACGGCTGGACGCCCGATGCCGGCATCTTCAACTTCGAGGGCGGCTGCTACGCCAAGGTTATCGACCTGAGCGCCGAGAAGGAGCCTGAAATCTGGAACGCCATCAAGGCCGGCTCCATTGTGGAGAACACGCGCTTCGTGCCTGGCACTACCACCGTGGACTACGCCAACAAGAGCGTGACCGAAAACACCCGCACGGCCTACCCGATCAACTTTATTCCAAACGCCATTGAGCCCAGCGTGGCCGAGGCGCCCAAGAACATCTTCTTCCTGACGGCCGACGCCTTCGGGGTGCTGCCTCCCATCAGCAAGCTCGACAAGAGCCACGCCATGTACCACTTCATGAGCGGCTACACCGCCAAAGTGGCCGGCACGGAAATGGGTGTTACGGAGCCGCAGACCACGTTCTCGGCCTGCTTCGGCGCTGTGTTCCTGCCGCTGCACCCCACCAAGTACGCTGAGATGCTGGGCAAGAAGATGGACGAAAACGAGGTGAACGTATGGCTGGTGAACACCGGCTGGAGCGGCGGCAGCTACGGCGTCGGCTCGCGCATGAAGCTGGGCTACACCCGCGCCATGATTACGGCCGCCCTCAACGGTGAGCTGAACGACGTGGAGTTCAAGAAGCACCCCATCTTCGGCGTGGAAGTACCGGCCTCGGTGCCGGGCGTGCCCACCGAAATTCTGGACCCACGCGCCACCTGGGCCGACCAAGAAGCCTACGACAAAACGGCCGCCGACCTGGCCCAGAAGTTTGTGGCCAACTTCCAGAAGTACGCCGATTTCGCCAACGACGAAATCCTGGCCGGCGCCCCCAAAACGGCCGTTGAAGCCAGCGTATAA